One segment of Bacteroides caecimuris DNA contains the following:
- a CDS encoding site-specific integrase, translating to MQYSFTIAKYTPYIKPKYVTREGTTVLYVRYNYNRTKRTLISTGYSIKPEHWDSKKRWIKRACPHYDEIDACLIRITSKLGEILTYAKINGISPTVEFVLLELKKNREYELRPNRVDIFDALERYIVEKTPVVSADQIKDYRTLRKHLIAFKEHSSQPIAFHNLNLIFYNELMDYLFYKVIKPDGSVGLLTNSAGKIVRLLKGFVNYQIDKGVIPPMDLKHFKVVEEETDAIYLSEKELSIIHKLDLSDDKQLEEIRDVFITGCFTGLRYSDLSTLSPEHIDLDNEIINLKQRKVHKAVIIPMIDYVPEILKKYNYDLPKIPRYIFNERVKELGRRAKLKQKIEVVRKKGKEREKRVYEKWEMISSHTCRRSFCTNMYLSGFPAGELMRISGHKSPSAFMRYIKVDNLQAAKRLKELRARLAK from the coding sequence ATGCAATACAGTTTTACTATCGCAAAATATACTCCATACATTAAACCTAAGTACGTCACTCGAGAGGGGACTACTGTCCTTTATGTTCGATATAACTACAATCGAACTAAGCGTACGCTTATCTCTACTGGATACAGTATCAAACCGGAACACTGGGATTCCAAGAAGAGGTGGATTAAGCGTGCTTGTCCACACTACGATGAGATTGATGCTTGCTTGATTAGAATCACATCCAAACTTGGAGAAATTCTTACATACGCTAAAATAAACGGAATAAGCCCAACTGTGGAATTTGTTTTACTTGAACTTAAAAAGAACAGGGAATATGAGTTACGTCCTAATCGGGTAGATATATTTGACGCATTAGAAAGATATATTGTAGAAAAAACTCCAGTTGTTTCGGCAGACCAAATAAAAGACTACCGAACGCTTCGCAAACATCTGATCGCTTTTAAGGAACATTCGTCGCAACCAATTGCTTTTCATAATTTGAACCTTATATTCTACAATGAATTGATGGATTATTTATTTTATAAGGTTATAAAGCCCGATGGGAGTGTTGGCTTGCTTACTAATTCTGCTGGGAAAATCGTACGTTTGTTAAAGGGATTTGTTAATTATCAAATAGATAAAGGGGTTATTCCTCCAATGGACTTGAAGCATTTTAAGGTCGTAGAAGAAGAGACCGATGCTATTTATTTAAGTGAAAAGGAACTTTCAATAATACACAAGTTAGACTTGTCAGATGATAAGCAATTGGAAGAGATTAGAGATGTTTTTATTACCGGGTGTTTTACAGGACTACGATATAGTGATCTCTCAACATTAAGTCCCGAACATATTGACTTAGATAATGAGATTATAAATCTCAAACAGAGAAAAGTGCATAAAGCTGTCATCATTCCTATGATCGATTATGTACCGGAAATACTCAAGAAATACAATTATGATTTACCTAAAATCCCTAGATATATATTCAACGAAAGAGTTAAAGAATTAGGGCGAAGAGCAAAACTAAAACAGAAAATCGAAGTTGTGCGTAAAAAAGGAAAAGAACGGGAAAAGAGAGTCTATGAAAAATGGGAGATGATCTCTTCTCATACTTGTCGACGATCGTTTTGCACAAATATGTATTTATCCGGTTTTCCTGCCGGAGAACTTATGCGCATATCCGGGCATAAAAGTCCATCTGCATTCATGCGATATATAAAGGTAGATAATCTTCAGGCTGCAAAAAGACTAAAAGAACTTCGAGCCAGACTTGCCAAATAA
- a CDS encoding SusC/RagA family TonB-linked outer membrane protein: MKRKKQVFWFLSLNKMWGIPLYVTAFSLLPSSYTHATNTKNENTLIVNPTQQQRFIKGTVIDANGEPLIGVNVKEVGGTAGTITDINGEFSLNVAPKTKLEISFIGYQTQHVTVGEARQITITLQEDTQVLDEVVITGFGMSQKKATLTGAVSSVKSEDIARSSAVTAGGALVGKIAGVNTRQQDGRPGAETALQIRNMGTPLFVIDGIISDTGQFSQMDFNDIESISVLKDASAALYGVRAANGVVVVTTKKGSRNSKNTVSVNAYYGWQKNSKFISPANVKDYVHAYVTAETFSGRSGDSRRYSKEEYEKWMNGAEPKYQGWDWEDYIWVSAPQYYINTNFSGGTDKANYYVAVSHINQDATIRNYGGFRRTNAQMNIEMNVNERLKVGASMNGRIEDRRHPGVPGGDDTWLPRFATMKNQPTKRPFANDNPKYPQLVSDQPETNFAILNYETTGKVSDVWRVIQMNGSAEYEILKGLKFKGMLGYYYAYNELDNQEFTYELYGYNEQTDNYYVTNRMSNPYRERNREKVEDQFSNFQLNFDRKFGKHAVVAVAGFEASQRKRPRMWIHSTPVSNAMDLIRLKEIQEFNDDGNRTEARMGYLGRVNYSYADKYLVELIARWDGSWKFRPDNRWGFFPSASLGWRVSEENFWKENKIGEIVTNLKLRGSYGEVGDDAVSNYSAFDYLPGYNYNSGGAVIDGNWVVGTSTRGLPNQTLSWMTAKILDIGVDLGFLNNRLNVQFDYFRRVRDGIPESRYDVLIPNEVGFSLPKENLRSDMHKGFDASIMWTDHINDFNYSVGGNITYSRFWDWEQYKPRFSNSWDEYRNSIWHRVGYVNWGYEAVGRFDSWEQIANYPIDNDRKGNRTVVPGDIMYKDQNNDGVINYLDERPIGYRVDSTPTLNFGINLAASWKGFDLSMDWTGSGMTSWNQCWETARPFQNDGNSPDEVLKDAWHLSDIWDADSPLIAGKYPMVRLNSDETSAYDKSSYWLHNVTYLKLRNLEFGYTFPKTWLNRTGISNLRLFVSGTNLLTLSNLSVMDPECASDNGLDYPPMRVINIGVNLKF, translated from the coding sequence ATGAAAAGAAAAAAACAAGTGTTTTGGTTTTTAAGCCTTAACAAGATGTGGGGTATCCCACTCTATGTGACTGCATTTTCATTATTACCTAGTAGTTATACTCATGCTACTAATACCAAAAATGAAAATACACTAATAGTAAACCCTACCCAGCAACAACGTTTTATAAAAGGTACTGTTATTGATGCCAATGGCGAACCATTAATAGGAGTCAATGTAAAGGAAGTCGGGGGAACTGCTGGTACAATCACTGATATAAACGGTGAATTTTCTCTGAATGTAGCTCCCAAAACAAAATTGGAAATTTCCTTTATCGGTTATCAGACACAGCATGTCACTGTGGGAGAGGCGAGGCAAATTACTATAACCTTACAAGAAGATACACAAGTTCTAGATGAAGTTGTTATAACAGGTTTCGGTATGTCACAAAAGAAAGCAACATTGACAGGTGCTGTTTCTTCAGTTAAATCCGAAGATATTGCCCGCTCCTCTGCAGTCACTGCAGGTGGTGCCTTAGTTGGTAAGATTGCAGGTGTAAATACTCGTCAACAAGATGGGCGTCCTGGTGCTGAAACAGCTTTGCAAATCCGTAATATGGGTACTCCGTTATTTGTAATTGATGGTATTATTTCAGATACTGGACAATTTAGTCAGATGGATTTCAATGATATCGAATCTATATCTGTATTGAAAGATGCATCAGCTGCTTTGTATGGGGTACGTGCAGCGAATGGAGTAGTGGTTGTTACTACTAAAAAAGGTAGTCGTAATTCTAAAAATACGGTTTCTGTTAACGCTTATTATGGTTGGCAGAAAAACTCCAAATTTATCAGTCCGGCCAATGTGAAAGATTATGTTCATGCATATGTAACAGCAGAAACATTCTCCGGACGCAGCGGTGACTCTCGTCGTTATAGCAAAGAAGAATATGAAAAATGGATGAACGGTGCGGAGCCTAAATACCAAGGATGGGATTGGGAAGACTATATTTGGGTAAGCGCTCCGCAATATTATATCAATACCAATTTCTCCGGAGGTACGGATAAGGCAAACTATTATGTAGCGGTATCCCATATTAATCAAGATGCAACTATTCGCAATTATGGCGGATTTCGTCGTACAAACGCGCAGATGAATATCGAGATGAACGTGAATGAACGTCTTAAGGTGGGTGCAAGTATGAACGGACGTATTGAAGATCGTCGTCACCCTGGTGTACCGGGAGGGGATGATACATGGTTGCCTCGTTTCGCAACAATGAAAAACCAACCGACTAAACGCCCATTTGCCAATGATAATCCGAAGTACCCACAATTGGTATCCGACCAACCGGAAACAAACTTTGCTATTTTGAATTATGAGACTACTGGAAAGGTATCGGATGTATGGCGCGTAATTCAAATGAACGGTAGTGCCGAATATGAAATTCTGAAAGGATTAAAATTCAAAGGAATGTTAGGGTATTATTATGCCTATAACGAATTGGATAACCAAGAGTTCACTTATGAATTATACGGATATAATGAACAAACAGATAATTACTATGTAACCAATCGTATGTCAAATCCTTATCGTGAACGCAACCGTGAGAAAGTAGAGGACCAATTTTCAAACTTTCAGTTAAACTTTGACCGCAAATTTGGGAAACATGCGGTTGTTGCTGTAGCTGGGTTTGAGGCAAGTCAGCGTAAACGTCCTAGAATGTGGATTCATTCTACACCAGTCTCTAATGCTATGGATTTGATTCGTCTGAAAGAAATTCAGGAGTTTAATGATGATGGAAATAGAACAGAAGCGCGTATGGGATATTTGGGACGTGTAAATTACAGTTATGCAGACAAATATCTGGTTGAATTGATAGCCCGCTGGGACGGATCATGGAAATTCCGTCCGGACAATCGCTGGGGCTTTTTCCCATCGGCATCTTTAGGCTGGCGTGTTTCTGAAGAGAACTTTTGGAAAGAGAACAAGATTGGCGAGATTGTAACTAACTTAAAGCTACGTGGTTCATACGGTGAAGTGGGTGATGATGCCGTTTCCAATTATTCAGCTTTCGACTACCTGCCAGGCTATAATTACAACAGTGGTGGTGCGGTAATTGACGGCAACTGGGTAGTAGGTACTTCAACCCGCGGACTGCCTAACCAAACACTATCCTGGATGACAGCCAAGATTCTGGATATCGGTGTGGATTTAGGTTTTCTCAACAATCGCTTGAATGTACAATTCGACTATTTCCGTCGTGTACGTGATGGAATCCCTGAATCTCGCTATGATGTGTTAATACCGAACGAAGTCGGTTTCAGTCTTCCAAAGGAAAATCTAAGATCGGATATGCACAAAGGTTTTGACGCTTCTATCATGTGGACGGATCATATCAATGATTTCAATTACAGTGTTGGGGGTAATATCACCTATTCACGCTTCTGGGATTGGGAACAGTATAAGCCGCGCTTTAGTAATTCGTGGGATGAATACCGCAACAGTATCTGGCATCGTGTAGGATATGTGAACTGGGGATATGAAGCTGTCGGCCGTTTTGACAGTTGGGAACAGATTGCCAACTATCCGATTGACAATGACAGAAAAGGAAATCGTACGGTAGTTCCGGGAGACATTATGTATAAGGACCAAAACAATGACGGCGTGATCAATTATCTGGATGAACGTCCCATCGGATATCGTGTGGACAGCACTCCTACCCTGAATTTCGGTATTAACCTTGCCGCTTCATGGAAAGGGTTCGATTTATCGATGGACTGGACAGGCTCCGGTATGACATCATGGAATCAATGTTGGGAAACGGCACGTCCGTTCCAAAACGACGGTAACAGCCCCGATGAAGTATTGAAGGATGCATGGCATTTATCTGATATATGGGATGCCGACAGTCCGTTAATCGCCGGTAAATACCCCATGGTGCGTCTGAATTCGGATGAAACCAGCGCATACGATAAAAGCTCATATTGGTTACATAATGTAACTTATCTAAAGTTACGCAATTTGGAATTCGGTTACACATTCCCCAAAACATGGTTAAACAGAACCGGTATCAGTAATTTAAGGCTGTTTGTCTCAGGCACCAACTTACTGACTCTATCCAATTTGTCTGTAATGGATCCGGAATGTGCTTCTGACAACGGCTTGGATTACCCTCCGATGCGAGTAATAAACATTGGCGTAAACCTAAAATTTTAA
- a CDS encoding glutaminase family protein — protein sequence MKKLLTVMAFSVGLFANAQTDNLFKPVKEVALRTPSVPIVVSDPHFSIWSPYDKLTEGSTEHWTAAKKPLVGALRVDGKVYRFLGKDKVTLLPIAPMTNVERWEAAYTNSQPANGWQELQFDDSSWKKGKAAFGSHDMPRVHTEWKGNDTDIYIRRTFELNDLDATENIHLIYSHDDVFELYLNGEKLVATDLVWRDNVNLKLTDEAKKKLRNGKNVIAAHCHNTTGGSYVDFGLYREKKDAVTFDNEAIQKSVDVLATSTYYTFTCGPVELDVVFTAPQLIDDLDLLSTPINYISYRVRSLDKKEHDVQFYMETTPELAVNETTQPTIARTLSKNGISYVEAGTIDQPICDRRGDLICGDWGYVYLGSVNGAGKSVSLGDYSGMKESFVKNGTLASSNTKWITRKEENIPAMAYVHNLETVTKDGKDGFMMIGYDDIYSIEYMYEKRMGYWKHDGKVTIFDAFERLRDNYQSIMERCRALDELIYSDAEKAGGKKYAEICSASYRQVISAHKLFTDKEGNLMWFSKENNSNGCINTVDLTYPSAPLFLIYNPDLEKAMMTSIFEYSASGRWNKPFAAHDLGTYPIANGQVYGGDMPVEESGNMVILAAAIAKIEGNADYAKKYWDILTTWTNYLVEYGQDPENQLCTDDFAGHWAHNANLSVKAIMGVAGYSEMARMLGLDDVADKYAAIARKMAMKWEEMANEGDHYRLAFDRKNTWSQKYNMVWDKLWNLNLFPNNVIGKEINYYLTKQNPYGLPLDSRKEYTKSDWIMWTAAMSPDQATFEKFVDPLYKYINETVSRVPISDWHHTDSGKWVGFKARSVIGGYWMQVLMDKVLNKQ from the coding sequence ATGAAGAAACTACTAACAGTAATGGCCTTTTCGGTCGGTTTATTCGCAAATGCTCAAACCGACAACTTATTTAAACCTGTAAAAGAGGTAGCGTTGCGTACTCCATCAGTACCTATCGTTGTCTCAGATCCTCACTTTTCCATTTGGTCTCCTTATGACAAATTAACGGAAGGAAGTACTGAACACTGGACTGCAGCTAAGAAACCCTTGGTTGGAGCTTTGCGTGTAGACGGTAAAGTATATCGCTTTCTAGGTAAAGATAAAGTGACGTTATTGCCTATTGCACCCATGACAAATGTAGAACGTTGGGAGGCGGCATATACTAATAGCCAGCCTGCAAACGGATGGCAGGAACTCCAGTTTGATGATAGCAGTTGGAAAAAAGGTAAAGCTGCTTTTGGTAGTCATGACATGCCGCGTGTTCACACAGAATGGAAAGGTAATGATACAGATATTTATATTCGCCGTACATTTGAACTCAATGATTTGGATGCAACGGAGAATATTCACCTTATTTATTCCCATGATGATGTGTTCGAACTGTATTTGAACGGAGAAAAACTGGTTGCTACAGATCTTGTATGGAGGGATAATGTAAATCTGAAACTGACAGATGAAGCGAAGAAGAAACTGCGTAACGGAAAAAATGTAATAGCGGCGCACTGTCATAATACAACCGGAGGCTCTTATGTGGATTTTGGGCTATACCGGGAGAAGAAAGATGCGGTTACATTTGATAATGAAGCCATACAAAAGTCTGTAGACGTGTTGGCAACTTCTACTTATTATACATTCACTTGTGGACCGGTCGAATTAGATGTTGTATTTACAGCACCTCAATTGATCGATGATTTGGATCTGTTGTCAACTCCGATTAACTATATATCTTATCGGGTACGTTCTCTTGATAAAAAAGAGCATGACGTGCAGTTCTATATGGAAACTACTCCGGAACTAGCTGTGAATGAGACTACACAGCCTACTATCGCGCGTACATTATCGAAAAACGGTATCAGTTATGTAGAAGCAGGTACGATCGATCAGCCGATATGTGACCGTAGAGGTGACTTGATTTGCGGTGATTGGGGATATGTGTATCTGGGTAGTGTGAATGGAGCCGGAAAGTCTGTAAGCTTGGGCGACTACAGTGGAATGAAAGAATCTTTTGTTAAAAACGGAACATTAGCTTCAAGTAATACCAAATGGATTACCCGTAAAGAGGAAAATATTCCTGCCATGGCTTATGTTCATAATTTGGAAACTGTTACAAAAGATGGTAAGGACGGTTTCATGATGATCGGTTATGACGATATTTATTCCATTGAGTACATGTATGAAAAGCGCATGGGCTACTGGAAACATGATGGCAAAGTGACTATTTTTGATGCTTTCGAAAGATTAAGAGACAACTATCAGTCTATTATGGAACGTTGCCGCGCACTTGATGAATTGATTTATAGTGATGCGGAAAAAGCGGGTGGCAAGAAATATGCGGAAATCTGTTCTGCATCCTATCGCCAGGTGATCTCTGCACATAAGTTGTTTACGGATAAGGAAGGTAATCTGATGTGGTTCTCTAAGGAGAATAACAGTAATGGTTGTATCAATACAGTCGATCTGACTTACCCGTCTGCTCCTCTATTCTTGATCTACAATCCTGACTTGGAAAAAGCAATGATGACCAGTATTTTCGAATACAGTGCCAGCGGTCGTTGGAACAAGCCTTTCGCTGCACACGACTTAGGTACTTATCCTATCGCCAATGGACAAGTTTATGGTGGCGACATGCCAGTTGAAGAAAGCGGTAACATGGTGATTCTGGCAGCGGCTATTGCCAAGATTGAAGGCAATGCGGATTATGCCAAGAAATATTGGGATATTCTGACAACATGGACCAATTACTTAGTAGAGTATGGGCAGGACCCGGAGAACCAACTTTGCACGGACGACTTCGCCGGCCACTGGGCACACAATGCCAATCTTTCCGTAAAAGCTATTATGGGCGTAGCCGGATACAGCGAAATGGCACGCATGCTCGGGCTGGACGATGTGGCGGACAAATATGCAGCCATAGCCCGAAAAATGGCGATGAAATGGGAAGAAATGGCAAATGAAGGCGATCATTACCGTTTGGCTTTCGACCGCAAGAATACTTGGAGCCAGAAGTACAATATGGTCTGGGACAAGTTGTGGAATCTGAACCTGTTCCCCAACAATGTGATCGGCAAAGAGATCAATTATTATCTGACCAAGCAGAATCCTTACGGATTGCCGCTGGATTCCCGCAAAGAATATACTAAATCCGACTGGATCATGTGGACGGCAGCCATGTCTCCGGATCAAGCTACTTTTGAAAAATTCGTAGACCCTCTCTATAAGTATATCAATGAAACGGTGTCACGCGTGCCAATCAGCGACTGGCATCATACGGACAGTGGCAAATGGGTAGGATTCAAGGCACGCTCGGTGATCGGAGGATACTGGATGCAGGTGTTGATGGATAAAGTGCTGAACAAACAATAG
- a CDS encoding ATP-binding protein, whose amino-acid sequence MIERILKSKLIEMANKYPIVTLTGPRQSGKSTLLRNSFQDYEYVSLEDPDMRLFATDDPRGFLSTYPNKTIIDEVQRVPSLFSYIQTHTDKENKEGMYMLAGSHNFLLMESVNQSLAGRTAVLKLLPFSHYEMEKGEILPSSVNEEIFKGAYPRIYDKAINPDDYYPFYIQTYVERDVRLLRNIGDLSKFIKFLKLCAGRIGQLLNLSSLANESGISVTAATNWLSILEASYICYLLKPDYNNYAKRLVKTPKLYFYDTGLACSLLDIQNAEQITTHFLRGGLFENLVINEFVKESYNRGIEPGLSFWRDSTGNEVDLLRMIGGKQYAYEIKSGATYSPDFFKGISKWAKLSNTPTEQCFAIYNGDRDIKTSAGQVNGWNHFSLH is encoded by the coding sequence ATGATAGAACGAATATTGAAATCCAAGCTAATTGAAATGGCAAATAAATATCCGATTGTCACATTGACAGGACCTAGACAATCTGGAAAATCAACATTATTAAGAAATTCTTTTCAGGACTATGAGTATGTGTCTTTGGAAGATCCTGATATGAGACTATTTGCCACAGATGATCCGAGAGGATTTCTTTCCACCTACCCGAATAAAACAATTATCGATGAAGTTCAAAGAGTTCCGTCACTTTTCTCTTATATTCAAACGCATACCGATAAAGAGAATAAAGAAGGTATGTATATGCTGGCTGGTTCTCATAACTTCTTATTAATGGAAAGTGTGAATCAATCATTAGCTGGACGTACGGCAGTACTCAAGCTACTACCGTTTTCGCATTATGAAATGGAAAAAGGAGAAATATTGCCATCCAGTGTAAATGAAGAAATCTTTAAGGGAGCTTATCCACGTATTTATGATAAAGCTATAAATCCGGATGATTATTATCCTTTCTATATACAAACATATGTAGAAAGAGATGTGAGATTATTACGTAATATTGGGGATCTAAGTAAATTTATTAAATTCCTCAAATTATGTGCAGGCCGCATAGGGCAATTATTAAATCTTTCATCATTAGCAAATGAAAGTGGAATTTCTGTCACAGCAGCTACTAACTGGTTATCTATATTAGAAGCAAGTTATATCTGTTATTTACTGAAACCAGATTATAACAATTATGCCAAACGATTGGTAAAAACTCCTAAGTTATATTTTTATGATACAGGGCTAGCTTGTTCCTTACTTGACATACAAAATGCAGAACAAATAACCACTCATTTTTTACGTGGAGGATTGTTTGAAAATCTTGTCATCAATGAATTTGTAAAAGAATCCTACAATAGAGGTATCGAACCGGGATTATCATTTTGGCGCGATAGTACTGGCAATGAGGTTGACTTATTAAGAATGATTGGCGGAAAACAATATGCCTATGAAATCAAATCAGGAGCAACTTATTCACCGGATTTCTTTAAAGGTATCTCAAAATGGGCTAAATTATCCAATACTCCAACGGAGCAATGTTTCGCGATTTATAATGGAGATAGAGATATAAAAACATCTGCTGGTCAAGTGAATGGATGGAATCATTTTAGTCTGCATTAA
- a CDS encoding RagB/SusD family nutrient uptake outer membrane protein, protein MKKKYLYAVMTATMLSLGSCSGFLDTKPDTLLTQDQTFGDPTLVKSVLANFYGRVTIGQRIDDWDQWTMLDEVIHFDTNSDENVNRNKWRTYDYTLVHDLNQFLAGIKPSNAVDDATKTAYIGEVRYIRAWLYFCMGRTLGGVPIINDEIFNYTPGMDITTLQIPRSTEADLYDYVISECQEAAKMLTKDTNKNSARANYWVAKMLEARAALTAASLATYNTAEAHPQLRTSGGEVGIPFSKAQEYYKIALAAAKDVIENGPYKLMLASEQTHKAYADNFYKAVCQKDGNTEVIWCRDYVSPGQTHQFTKGNLPKSIEQDTGSDRLSVLLNLVEAFEPLNATEEQKGTSIPFEIGTPENPKFFAEPTELFMERDPRLMGSIIVPGATFDSKVIELQAGQLRKENGLWSEVTGARNSYDEDGRLITANNGPFGGNDREINRTGFYVRKYLDATPSAGTIGRGSEMWNVYFRIAEAYLIASEASWELSRDNTDTDALKYINAVRNRAGISSLNTIDHEKIMHEYRVEFAFEGNRWWDLKRWMEASKIWTGEPTARTSQRLGLWPFKVVASGDPNDGKWVFIEKDMQKLDLWRRPLKCTDAQYYSEIDNGWINNNPKLVKNPYQ, encoded by the coding sequence ATGAAAAAGAAATATTTATATGCAGTAATGACTGCCACGATGCTGTCATTGGGTAGTTGTAGTGGTTTCTTGGATACAAAGCCCGATACCTTATTAACCCAAGATCAAACTTTTGGAGACCCTACATTGGTTAAATCCGTATTGGCTAATTTTTATGGACGCGTAACAATTGGACAGCGTATTGATGACTGGGATCAATGGACAATGCTGGACGAAGTTATTCATTTCGACACAAATAGCGATGAAAATGTGAATAGAAACAAATGGCGTACATATGACTATACTTTAGTACACGACCTTAATCAGTTCTTAGCGGGTATCAAACCTTCAAACGCTGTAGATGATGCGACAAAAACTGCTTATATAGGTGAAGTACGCTATATCCGTGCATGGCTCTATTTTTGTATGGGACGTACTTTAGGCGGTGTACCTATAATAAATGATGAGATATTCAATTACACTCCAGGTATGGATATCACAACTCTGCAGATACCTCGTTCTACTGAAGCTGATTTATACGATTATGTTATTTCAGAATGTCAGGAAGCCGCCAAAATGTTGACCAAAGACACTAACAAGAATTCTGCACGTGCCAATTATTGGGTAGCAAAAATGCTGGAAGCTCGTGCTGCTTTAACTGCAGCTTCATTAGCTACTTATAATACTGCCGAGGCACATCCGCAGTTGCGCACGAGTGGTGGAGAAGTAGGTATACCGTTTTCCAAAGCCCAAGAATACTATAAAATAGCATTGGCCGCTGCAAAAGATGTTATAGAAAATGGACCGTACAAGCTCATGCTAGCATCAGAGCAAACTCACAAAGCATATGCTGACAATTTCTATAAAGCTGTATGCCAAAAAGATGGTAATACAGAAGTTATTTGGTGTCGTGATTATGTCTCTCCAGGACAAACACATCAGTTCACCAAAGGAAATTTACCCAAAAGTATAGAACAAGATACTGGAAGCGACCGTTTATCTGTTTTACTAAATCTAGTTGAGGCTTTTGAACCACTTAATGCCACGGAAGAACAAAAAGGAACAAGTATACCATTTGAAATTGGTACCCCTGAAAATCCGAAATTCTTTGCCGAACCAACAGAATTATTCATGGAACGTGATCCACGTCTAATGGGATCTATTATTGTACCTGGAGCAACTTTTGACAGTAAGGTTATTGAATTACAAGCTGGACAACTGCGAAAAGAAAATGGTTTATGGTCTGAAGTGACTGGAGCGCGTAATTCTTATGACGAGGATGGCAGGTTGATTACAGCAAATAATGGTCCTTTTGGTGGTAATGATCGCGAAATAAACCGTACAGGTTTCTATGTACGTAAATATCTGGATGCTACACCTTCAGCAGGTACTATTGGGCGTGGTTCCGAAATGTGGAATGTTTATTTCCGCATAGCAGAGGCTTATCTAATTGCCTCTGAAGCTAGCTGGGAGTTATCACGGGATAATACTGATACAGATGCACTGAAGTATATTAATGCCGTTCGTAATCGGGCTGGAATCTCGTCATTAAATACAATTGATCATGAGAAAATCATGCATGAGTACCGAGTAGAATTTGCATTTGAAGGTAATCGATGGTGGGACCTGAAACGCTGGATGGAAGCTAGCAAAATATGGACTGGTGAACCAACTGCAAGAACTTCACAACGCTTAGGACTATGGCCATTCAAAGTGGTTGCTTCAGGTGATCCTAACGATGGCAAATGGGTATTTATTGAAAAAGATATGCAAAAGTTAGATTTATGGCGCCGTCCCTTAAAATGTACAGATGCACAATATTATTCAGAAATTGATAACGGCTGGATTAACAATAATCCAAAGTTAGTGAAGAATCCTTATCAGTAA
- a CDS encoding DUF3823 domain-containing protein — MKTIFKIYSIVILSIFALISCSKDNYDEPTSFIKGRVVYKGEALQLRGNEAVKLQLYQRGYQKHDPVEVFVNQDGEFSICIFDGQYQLITKAGNGPWSDEGRDTIEIKLNGLATQDVEVTPYYLIEDAKIALNGNKVDASFKVNKIAGTGIDRMIMLLSTTQFLSDAEHNVDRYDETENLTQYDETGKIYSFTTKDYTNNSMFQTALKRGTLFGRICLWPKGSDQGIYSKVFRLK; from the coding sequence ATGAAAACAATATTTAAAATATATTCAATAGTCATATTGTCTATTTTTGCATTAATAAGCTGTAGCAAAGATAATTATGACGAACCGACTTCTTTTATAAAAGGCCGTGTGGTTTATAAAGGGGAAGCTTTACAATTACGTGGCAATGAAGCAGTCAAATTGCAGTTATACCAACGTGGGTATCAAAAGCACGATCCTGTAGAAGTCTTTGTGAACCAAGATGGAGAATTCTCTATTTGTATCTTTGATGGACAATATCAATTAATAACAAAAGCAGGCAATGGACCTTGGAGCGATGAGGGACGCGATACTATAGAGATAAAATTAAATGGACTTGCTACACAAGATGTTGAAGTAACTCCTTATTACTTGATAGAAGATGCAAAAATAGCTCTGAATGGTAATAAAGTTGATGCTTCCTTTAAAGTAAATAAAATAGCAGGTACTGGAATTGATCGTATGATTATGTTGTTAAGTACCACACAATTCTTGAGTGATGCTGAACATAATGTAGATCGTTATGACGAAACTGAAAATTTGACACAATACGACGAGACTGGTAAGATATATAGTTTTACTACCAAAGATTATACTAATAATAGTATGTTCCAAACAGCCTTAAAAAGAGGAACACTATTTGGACGTATTTGTCTGTGGCCCAAAGGGTCTGATCAAGGAATTTATTCAAAAGTATTCAGACTTAAATAG